ctgctttgTCAGTTGCGTTAAAACCAAAGCCACAGCAGCTGctcaatgctaaaaaaaaaaacatttaattttcgCTAGATAGtaaataatcatttatttgtgAGTAAAAGGTTGATGTCCATAAAAAGCTTCGTTAgctgcttctctttctgtctgcacTCACTCCGGTTTTGGGGTAGATTTGGTTGAAAACACGAGGCACAGAAAGGCCCTGTGTTAATCTTCCTTCCTCTGAGCAGCTTTCACGAGAACAGGAGGCTGCAGGTGCATGAAAACAGCCAGTAGATTCATGCAAAACTGTTTTGCTCAGGTTTCAAAACGCTCaggtgtttgtgtctcagtgtcTCGGTTCAGGAAGTCGGGGATTCAGGGAACCCATGTGTTATTGTTAagtcttatttttgtgtttccagGAGTGAACGGAGCTCATATGAAGCAGCCATGTTGGAGTCTGGGGATCTGTGTGCTTCCTGGGCTACTCTCCCTCTGTTTCGTCTTCATCACTGGACTCTACCTGTGCTCAGGTGTGTGGTTGCTTTCTGACTCCTCTTCTTCTACAATGAGTGCACACAATCCTCCAATACTCAGAACACCTACAACGTTCAATGCCGCTGTAAATGATTGGAATGGAAATGCGAACACAACAGGCAAATGTTCCGTGCACATTTGTTCCTTTAACTTTCGGTTAGTTCAGCTCCTGCAGACTCACCGTGAAAATGGAGAGTGTGCAGAGTGTGGAGGCAGGGAAGTGAAGAGTCAGAGCAGCTGAGACTCTGATTAAGACCCTTTAGGTGGTCGGAATAGCAAAAGGTAAAGGaggaaacaccaacaacaacatccTCAGTGGATcctacattttgtgtttgcatgcaacCAAAGCTGCTGCTTTTAAGTTAAGTAATCTATTACATTCAAACCATGGACCTGGCGTTAGTAATTGTGTTACTGACCTCTGCTGGTGACTTTCATGAGCTGCAGCAGTTAGCACAGAGCTACAATGAAGATTATGTGTCAGCAATACCACATGTTCACCGAGTTCATAAAACAGTCTGAATTATTAATGCAGCATATGTTTACACTTCACCAGAATCTAGAAGGCAAGAGACCAAATTACATGGACCACAATGCAAAGTGTCACATCTATTTCAAACTCCTGGTTTCTAtccacagtgtgtgtggcaCTGCACCCGTTGCTGTCGTGTACCTGTACAACTTCTGAATGCAAAAGTTTAGGAAattaagaaaagtaaaagagaaacGAAACCACGGCTTCTCATCGATTGAAAACATCCCAACCGCGGCTTTTTGAACGCTCCACGTTTTACACTGGCGCATCAGTACGTGCCTGAATTCTCCAAGtgaacattaaaataacatttaatcgTGTTTGTGTAAAGTTTAGAATTATGATTTTCACAGTAAACGCATCTGGATTATATATCAACTTGTTAAATATTAGAACAATAAGGAGGCTCCTCACAGCAGGTTGCACTCTTTATTCAGTTCCATACAGACCTTCTTTAGATGTTCAAAAGAGCAGGACACATGTCAATAACTGGATGCAAACAGCTGCAAATCACAAGCCTCTTTACCTCTTTGTAGGTGCCCAAGGAACAAAGGTTTTTCCTTTGAAATGTGCCAGCACTTAAACAGTTAACATCACGATACAGAACTTAATTTCCATTAGAGGGCAGCATAAACCAGCCTCAGCAACAATCACCTGCAGTATTGTCCAAGGATTTATGTAGAGTGGACACACTCTGAACTGATTTCTGATTTCTGAGTTGATTTAACCTACAGTAGCTCCACACAAAGTCCCTTTAACATCAGAAAGATATGAATATAAAGATTCTAGAAAAATAAGACCTGTGACCTGATGCTTCCTGGTTCCCCcagcaaacatttacagactACATTCATTGACCTTCTCAGTGAGGAAGGTCAAAGAGTGAGGAATCGTTTCTGTGAGGGTCTTTGTAGATAATCAAGAAAACGTCCTCCTCCTCACACCTGCTTCAGCAGCAGCCCGTACGGGCGGATGGACTCCTGCACGATGGCCCTGGTCTGGATGTCATTGCAGCCTTCGGGGATGTAGACCAGCCACACCCCATCTCTCTGGCACTTTGTTCTCTTTTCTGGGTTGATGCGGTTCTGAAGAACCACTTTGTACTTCTTCCCGTCCACCCTGGACTTGAAGGTCTTGCAGTACTTCTCCGCCATCGTGATGTGTGCTGTGGAGTACACCCCTCTGCCCCTCGTCTCGCTAGTGGTCAAAGATGCGGCGGCCACATCCAGGAACTTGGGCTCGTCGCTGGGGCTCCCGCTGTGCGTCAGGATGATGCCGAAGGAACCGTCCATGGTTTGTCCGTGGTAGGATACGGGCCAGGCGTTCTCTCCTGTCCCGAGCCAGGAGTCTCCGTCATCGTACCTCTGTAGGACCCTCAGGGCGATGCGGTTCCAGCCACAGGGACGAACGTACTGCTCGTTACCGCGCAGGAACTTGGTGGAGTCCTGGAGGTCAACAGAGGGGAAACCAGAGTCATAGATCACAGGATTCACCAGCCACAGTCTGTGCTGGGACTCAATTGGAAAACTGTTTAAACG
The nucleotide sequence above comes from Channa argus isolate prfri chromosome 1, Channa argus male v1.0, whole genome shotgun sequence. Encoded proteins:
- the LOC137099752 gene encoding uncharacterized protein, producing MPDIKLCLEALSALSGCNVESTSGASQLTTQDFINVVALKEFYKQEGFRELEYPSLGTMSLQDLDDQDLYSAPPALTEGPPQSVRTTVKINPDDFFDPRYNYDFTHIKDSTKFLRGNEQYVRPCGWNRIALRVLQRYDDGDSWLGTGENAWPVSYHGQTMDGSFGIILTHSGSPSDEPKFLDVAAASLTTSETRGRGVYSTAHITMAEKYCKTFKSRVDGKKYKVVLQNRINPEKRTKCQRDGVWLVYIPEGCNDIQTRAIVQESIRPYGLLLKQV